A single window of Huiozyma naganishii CBS 8797 chromosome 10, complete genome DNA harbors:
- the ATR2 gene encoding Atr2p (similar to Saccharomyces cerevisiae ATR1 (YML116W) and YMR279C; ancestral locus Anc_8.843) has protein sequence MELSDSESECTKTITRDHITINQEAEYTKNDQTNVEEKKNCSTESEAEWCSESEFTDNDTPWQNPTYFANRWQEYAFISTCMLAQLLNQAGQAQATAPMNILADAFNSSAKKQTWLMASFPLVSGSFILVSGRIGDIYGLKKTLIGGYLVVLIWSLICGFANYTHNDAFFILCRAFQGLGIAFILPNVMGLIGNIYKANTLRKNFVISFVGMCAPIGAALGGVWSGLIAHENPKQWPWIFYAYAIVVAINMVMAIYSIPSTVPTNIHGFGMDWTGSAIGVVGMILFNFVWNQGPIDGWNKGYIIALLIVSVFLLIAFFIYEIKFAKSPLLPPEVIKNRHIGMILLAVFMGWGSFGIWTFYYYAFQLNLRHYSAVWAGGTFFMFVIWGTIAAFLVALTIKRVGPSVLLCFSMTGFTVGCIMLSVTPVHQSYWKMNLGMQIILSFGMDLSFPASSIILSDFLPSQYQGMAGSLVNTMVNYSTSLCLGVGSTAEAQVNKNGTDKLKGYRAALYVGIGLGACGMLVAFCYLFEVLWIGRKKRLEKRKEKTTATC, from the coding sequence ATGGAATTGAGTGACTCTGAGTCCGAATGCACTAAAACAATTACAAGGGACCACATTACAATTAATCAGGAGGCTGAATATACGAAAAATGACCAGACCAATgtggaggagaaaaaaaattgctcTACTGAGTCTGAGGCTGAGTGGTGTTCAGAGTCGGAGTTCACAGATAATGACACACCTTGGCAAAACCCAACCTATTTTGCAAACCGTTGGCAAGAATACGCCTTTATCAGTACTTGTATGTTGGCCCAGTTGTTGAACCAGGCTGGCCAGGCACAGGCTACAGCACCTATGAATATCCTTGCGGATGCGTTCAATTCTAGTGCAAAAAAGCAGACGTGGCTGATGGCGTCCTTCCCATTGGTCTCTGGTTCGTTCATCTTGGTCAGTGGTAGAATCGGCGACATATACGGgttgaagaaaactttgattGGTGGGTACTTGGTCGTTCTTATTTGGTCGCTGATTTGCGGGTTTGCAAACTATACACACAATGACGCGTTTTTCATCCTGTGTAGAGCTTTCCAAGGTTTGGGTATCGCTTTCATCTTGCCCAATGTAATGGGGTTGATCGGTAATATCTACAAAGCGAACACACTGAGGAAAAATTTTGTCATCAGTTTTGTAGGAATGTGCGCCCCGATAGGTGCCGCTCTGGGTGGGGTATGGTCTGGGCTTATTGCGCATGAGAACCCTAAACAATGGCCCTGGATTTTTTACGCGTATGCTATCGTCGTGGCTATCAATATGGTAATGGCCATCTATTCGATTCCAAGCACGGTCCCAACAAACATCCACGGCTTTGGGATGGACTGGACTGGGTCTGCTATTGGGGTCGTTGGTATgattctcttcaatttcgtTTGGAATCAAGGACCAATTGACGGTTGGAATAAGGGATACATTATCGCATTACTGATTGTTTCAGTGTTTCTCTTGATTGCGTTCTTCATCTACGAGATCAAGTTTGCGAAATCCCCGCTGCTACCCCCTGAAGTGATCAAAAATCGTCACATTGGTATGATCCTTCTTGCAGTTTTCATGGGATGGGGGTCCTTTGGGATTTGGACGTTTTACTACTACGCGTTCCAGCTTAACCTCAGACATTATTCTGCAGTATGGGCCGGTGGTACATTTTTCATGTTTGTTATCTGGGGTACGATAGCAGCATTCTTGGTTGCCCTGACAATTAAACGGGTGGGGCCCTCAGTACTGCTCTGTTTTTCCATGACTGGATTCACAGTAGGATGCATTATGCTGAGCGTGACTCCCGTGCATCAAAGCTACTGGAAAATGAACTTGGGGATGCAGATTATCTTAAGTTTTGGTATGGATCTTTCGTTCCCGGCATCATCTATCATTCTCAGTGACTTCTTGCCCTCCCAGTATCAGGGGATGGCTGGTTCCCTGGTTAATACAATGGTGAACTACTCTACCTCGCTTTGTTTAGGGGTTGGTTCAACAGCAGAAGCTcaagtgaacaaaaacgGGACAGACAAACTGAAAGGTTACAGAGCAGCGCTTTACGTTGGGATTGGGTTAGGTGCCTGTGGAATGCTTGTAGCGTTCTGCTATCTATTTGAGGTTCTCTGGATAGGCAGAAAAAAGCgtttggagaagaggaaagagaagacTACTGCAACATGCTAG
- the GPI12 gene encoding N-acetylglucosaminylphosphatidylinositol deacetylase (similar to Saccharomyces cerevisiae GPI12 (YMR281W); ancestral locus Anc_8.846), translating to MFRFNFSRFIYKVTKLSLLLGILYIYASTSKIGSFNYTNLETLGEHDINSVNLVIAHPDDEVMFFAPSLINLNEQIRDPSTVFNIICFSNGGADGLGNVREQELSDSIAMLLPTRNTSIVVLDFKDGMKEKWDVKEMIAKLRNIVPKLGHNVLLTFDGKGVSGHLNHIACYRAALGYYNEFKSKQKLTVLSLQSYSKNIVKKYSSYIWELIKLLYSSWVPSRLGNVLPKRGSNVARKITIFSTYPQYVLSLAAMLNAHKTQVVWFRYGWWFFSRLVFVNDLDVISS from the coding sequence ATGTTCCGGTTTAACTTTTCCAGGTTTATCTACAAAGTAACAAAACTGTCCCTTTTGCTCGGCATTCTGTACATCTACGCTTCGACCTCTAAGATTGGGTCGTTCAACTATACGAATTTGGAAACACTCGGGGAGCACGATATCAATTCAGTGAATCTTGTTATTGCCCACCCTGACGATGAAGTGATGTTCTTTGCCCCCTCTTTGATCAATTTAAACGAGCAGATTAGAGATCCTTCCACGGTTTTCAACATTATATGTTTCTCTAACGGAGGGGCCGATGGGCTAGGGAATGTCAGGGAACAGGAACTCTCTGATTCTATCGCTATGCTTTTGCCCACGAGGAACACATCCATCGTCGTCCTAGACTTCAAAGACGGAATGAAGGAGAAATGGGACGTTAAGGAGATGATTGCCAAATTGAGAAATATTGTACCGAAATTGGGGCACAACGTCCTGCTAACATTTGATGGTAAGGGCGTCTCAGGACACTTAAACCACATTGCATGTTATAGAGCCGCCCTAGGTTACTATAACGAATTTAAATCAAAACAGAAGTTGACCGTTTTGTCCCTGCAAAGTTACTCCAAGAACATCGTAAAGAAGTACAGTTCTTACATTTGGGAGCTGATAAAACTATTATACTCCTCGTGGGTCCCCAGTAGGCTTGGGAATGTTTTGCCAAAAAGGGGGAGCAACGTTGCGAGAAAGATAACCATCTTCAGCACATACCCACAGTACGTTTTGTCACTCGCCGCCATGTTGAATGCGCATAAGACTCAAGTGGTATGGTTCAGATACGGGTGGTGGTTTTTTTCAAGGCTCGTGTTTGTTAATGACCTCGATGTCATTTCAAGTTAG
- the PRM15 gene encoding phosphoribomutase PRM15 (similar to Saccharomyces cerevisiae YMR278W; ancestral locus Anc_8.840): MDKGTLHILQNAPEGLQHRILEWLRLDKNEETRREVLDLCQRQDWSELNSRFSQRILFGTAGLRSRMEAGTNRLNSLVILQATQGLARYIASQFPKNKVAVVGHDHRFHSKEFATVTAAVFLRAGFKVLYLNPGDTLVHTPLVPFTVDHLNASVGVMITASHNPKMDNGYKVYFANGCQIIPPHDLNIARSIDQNLEPWEPSWDWPTVIQAAEKEDRIVYVKDQMTQLYTKTAELQLIGGRKVLRNPGSGPWFVYTPMHGVGSEIFSRISEDVLGIKENEDYLCVPEQKHPDPSFPTVSFPNPEEKGALDKAIELASQNGINLVIANDPDADRFSLAVFDSKTANWRQLTGNEIGFLFAYQQFEMYKAMDDIFQKEHPLVLLNSTVSSQMIKKMAEVEGFHYEDTLTGFKWIGNRARDLEKKGFFAPFGYEEAIGYMFTQMEHDKDGISASLMFLLSYYHWVYDAHKFPLDILEDGYKKYGVFKEYNGYYIVDNPKIMKETFDYIRNDRKPGTQYPEAIGSEFQVVSFRDLTLGFQSDTSDHIPTLPVDPNSQMITVCAKPTHDNVERDHVRFTIRGSGTEPKLKVYIEACSGSETGAQQLAKQMWDTLQEVWFRPQTTGLVTDF, encoded by the coding sequence ATGGACAAGGGCACACTACACATACTACAAAATGCTCCTGAGGGGCTGCAACACCGGATCTTGGAATGGTTGAGGCTGGACAAGAACGAGGAGACAAGGCGCGAGGTCTTGGATCTTTGCCAGAGACAGGACTGGTCGGAGCTGAATAGCAGGTTCAGCCAGCGGATATTGTTTGGGACTGCTGGGCTGCGCTCTCGGATGGAGGCCGGTACAAACAGGCTGAACTCATTGGTAATACTGCAGGCCACACAGGGCCTTGCTCGGTACATAGCCAGCCAGTTTCCAAAGAATAAAGTGGCTGTAGTTGGACACGATCACAGATTCCACTCGAAGGAGTTTGCTACCGTCACTGCAGCTGTGTTTCTAAGAGCCGGCTTCAAAGTTCTGTATTTGAATCCAGGAGACACTTTGGTTCACACTCCTTTAGTTCCCTTTACAGTGGACCATTTGAACGCATCGGTCGGAGTTATGATCACGGCAAGCCATAATCCCAAGATGGATAACGGGTACAAAGTGTACTTTGCCAATGGTTGCCAAATCATTCCACCCCATGACCTCAATATTGCTCGCTCAATTGACCAGAACTTGGAACCTTGGGAACCGAGTTGGGATTGGCCAACTGTGATCCAGGCAGCGGAGAAGGAAGACAGAATTGTGTACGTTAAGGATCAGATGACACAATTGTACACAAAAACGGCTGAGTTGCAGCTAATTGGGGGTAGGAAAGTTTTGAGGAACCCCGGTAGCGGTCCTTGGTTTGTGTACACTCCCATGCACGGCGTAGGGTCTGAAATATTTAGTAGAATCTCTGAAGATGTGCTGGGTATTAAGGAAAACGAGGATTATCTCTGTGTTCCGGAACAGAAACACCCAGATCCAAGCTTTCCAACAGTTAGCTTCCCGAACCCGGAGGAGAAGGGCGCCCTGGACAAGGCTATTGAACTGGCTTCGCAAAATGGTATTAACTTGGTTATCGCGAATGATCCGGATGCGGACAGGTTTTCCTTGGCTGTATTTGACTCAAAGACGGCGAATTGGAGACAACTAACTGGGAATGAGATTGGATTTTTATTTGCTTACCAGCAATTTGAGATGTATAAAGCAATGGAcgatatcttccaaaaagaacaCCCACTAGTCCTTTTAAACTCTACCGTGTCATCACAGATGATTAAAAAAATGGCGGAAGTTGAAGGGTTTCACTATGAGGACACTTTGACAGGCTTCAAATGGATTGGGAACCGTGCTAGAGAtcttgaaaagaaaggatTCTTTGCTCCTTTTGGTTACGAGGAAGCGATAGGATATATGTTTACCCAAATGGAACACGATAAGGACGGGATCAGTGCATCTCTGATGTTTTTACTATCGTACTACCATTGGGTGTACGACGCACACAAATTTCCATTGGACATTCTTGAAGATGGGTATAAAAAGTACGGAGTCTTCAAGGAGTATAATGGGTATTACATTGTGGATAACCCAAAGATCATGAAAGAAACATTCGACTACATTAGAAACGATCGCAAACCGGGCACACAATACCCGGAAGCTATTGGCTCCGAGTTCCAAGTAGTATCGTTCAGAGATCTGACCTTGGGGTTCCAGTCTGACACATCTGATCATATCCCCACACTGCCAGTAGATCCCAACTCACAAATGATAACAGTTTGTGCGAAACCTACTCACGATAACGTAGAGAGGGATCACGTTAGATTTACTATTAGGGGATCTGGTACTGAACCCAAATTAAAAGTCTACATAGAAGCATGCTCAGGAAGTGAAACTGGTGCCCAACAACTGGCCAAACAAATGTGGGACACTCTGCAAGAAGTCTGGTTTAGACCTCAAACCACGGGCCTAGTCACCGATTTTTAA
- the CAT8 gene encoding DNA-binding transcription factor CAT8 (similar to Saccharomyces cerevisiae CAT8 (YMR280C); ancestral locus Anc_8.845), which produces MRFLCLLFTGVFGLPVFSVQRRTKLMYAGESESWHFLAILYVGWNRSFSPGPLDGTSRSGWCEGCLTLTHSCIRLYFTYLVVAGDNKIVMSKKSGAAVNTPAASITTSDAAGGTENTVREEVTGLLPNEGKKSLKELKDTLSPISRPSSSTTANGDGAEPLLSSRPDAAGRASQACDRCRLKKIKCDLKRPQCSSCASVGFECKLSDKLTRNSFPRGYTESLEERIRELESENRRLLAMNDLKEQQLFKIPEDIQSVVDVDAELNSSNQTKNMYATHVCDGICCQDTKLHSRPVATNFNLNDPTSVSFEQNEAPGLMAARAIDQISNHEQSTQLAILVSLSIPRSTEEILFIPQLLAKIRQVFGFTSKQCLYTVSLLSSLKDDLPPPNLLKNSKMILQNSSNFDILTSVNLWHLENLSNFFQNVLKLNILPDDDDHLKKNDDHLALSEIDELVALYFKYWSDSIPIFNEKEFNSNYRVFKADLMKLSKNGPSSLENILNIKIFGCLLTVICQMGILIKYKNFKNKSPKFEKLLSYYHHLMYVLPKNSYFGVITTSIKTVQILSLILFYHLNTGDIIQIYDLRGMIISMAQQLRLHRCPSAVLTGSGSKMDRLEQGNRRTLFWCIYYLDVFCSLQLGVPRLIKDHEIECALPLSSEIHNTDKMDGVQLEGTMSEFSLSVVRCAKVLGNILDSIFKRNMSESITEQVYTIHENALDSWRTKLPKKYQFKLNANGMVDLEHLNHENLILVLLFFLVKSMIYMPLSSAITELANNPKVKNDYYMNHKVSHTSLQQSINALLSVFKNINNQYLPLPLNSSRTMTRFALVSAKGSLEYKKGGLLFEDNKVLLLSVIQEIEKDRKLELPGIIPWHSLKLLDLAVNLFLLGPTINSDKLEKFLQKKINYYNKIMGKPLITSLPSSKTKRKQSKEDLFTANKKRKQQVKTELSTLEVKREPQQVQLLKREGQGNTTESTQSAFVEALQLDPILNANIYNFSGTDLSNFFISNQNGDVPRESREPAVQQPIPDRTSLPATNTSVVTGFDSLPKPENSKPAKDAIGPSLKKGYPSFIGTKSHNNSVSTMMMFLNNDYPFSSMNLNALYAPDGYKESSAQPGKQFTLNTGEPHSTYDFGMIVDASLGLAPLLNEAPEIPGQPEFFNSDEMSPSQLTGKLMPMAVNKPMDQNSNFTYNYKSSVENNEGLTLEAIRGGETSTQRVSNGHIRVNRQRQSDAVDDLFSWQNST; this is translated from the coding sequence ATGCGCTTTCTGTGTCTTTTGTTCACCGGTGTATTTGGGTTACCCGTTTTCTCTGTTCAGAGGCGCACAAAATTAATGTATGCGGGGGAATCGGAGAGTTGGCATTTTTTGGCGATATTATATGTGGGTTGGAACCGGAGTTTTTCCCCTGGTCCGCTAGATGGAACTTCGAGGAGTGGTTGGTGTGAGGGCTGTTTGACACTGACCCACAGTTGTATAAGACTTTACTTCACGTATTTAGTGGTGGCTGGGGACAATAAGATAGTTATGTCGAAGAAAAGTGGTGCTGCGGTTAATACGCCCGCTGCAAGCATCACAACGAGCGATGCGGCCGGTGGGACTGAAAATACGGTTCGAGAAGAAGTTACCGGATTGTTGCCAaatgaaggaaaaaagagtctcaaagagttgaaggatACTCTGTCGCCGATCTCCAGGCCGTCTTCATCCACGACCGCTAACGGAGATGGGGCAGAACCGTTGTTGTCGTCACGGCCAGATGCGGCTGGTAGGGCATCTCAAGCGTGTGATAGGTGTaggttgaaaaaaataaaatgtgACTTGAAAAGACCGCAGTGTTCCTCTTGTGCATCCGTTGGGTTCGAATGTAAGCTGTCCGATAAACTTACAAGGAATTCTTTCCCAAGAGGGTACACGGAAAGTTTGGAGGAGAGAATAAGAGAGTTGGAATCGGAGAATAGAAGGCTGTTGGCAATGAATGACCTGAAGGAGcaacaactgttcaaaatccCAGAAGATATACAATCCGTGGTGGATGTTGACGCGGAACTGAATTCCTCGAACCAGACGAAAAACATGTACGCAACACATGTCTGCGATGGGATATGTTGTCAAGATACGAAATTGCATTCAAGACCAGTCGCGACAAATTTTAACTTGAATGACCCGACCTCGGTCtcctttgaacaaaatgaGGCGCCCGGTCTAATGGCGGCAAGGGCCATCGATCAAATATCAAACCATGAACAATCGACTCAACTCGCAATACTGGTCTCGTTGTCAATACCGCGTTCCACAGAGGAGATTCTATTTATACCGCAGTTACTAGCGAAGATAAGACAAGTGTTTGGGTTCACCTCCAAGCAGTGTCTGTACACTGTATCGTTATTGAGTTCCTTAAAGGATGACCTACCGCCTCCAaaccttttgaaaaactccAAAATGATTTTGCAAAATAGTTCCAACTTCGATATCCTAACTAGTGTCAACCTTTGGCATCTCGAAAATCTATCaaattttttccaaaacgtATTGAAACTTAACATATTACCAGACGACGATGACCATCTAAAGAAAAACGATGACCATTTGGCCCTATCCGAAATAGACGAATTGGTGGCTCTCTATTTCAAGTACTGGTCAGATTCGATTCCAATTTTCAACGAAAAGGAATTCAATTCTAACTATAGAGTCTTCAAGGCTGATTTGATGAAACTGAGTAAAAATGGCCCATCAAGCTTGGAAAATATTCTCAACATAAAGATATTTGGGTGTCTACTAACGGTGATCTGTCAAATGGGGATTCTCATCAAGTACAAAAACTTTAAGAATAAATCACCGAAATTTGAGAAATTACTGTCTTATTATCATCACCTCATGTACGTGCTACCCAAAAACTCATATTTTGGTGTCATTACCACATCGATAAAGACAGTTCAGATTTTGAGTTTGATCTTGTTCTACCATTTGAACACGGGTGACATCATCCAGATATACGACCTCCGCGGCATGATCATCTCAATGGCACAGCAATTACGTTTACACAGATGTCCAAGTGCCGTACTGACGGGCTCTGGTAGCAAAATGGATAGATTAGAGCAAGGGAATAGAAGAACGTTGTTTTGGTGCATTTACTACTTGGACGTTTTTTGCTCGTTACAATTGGGTGTCCCCAGACTGATAAAGGACCACGAAATTGAATGTGCTTTACCACTTTCGAGTGAGATTCACAACACGGATAAAATGGACGGCGTTCAATTGGAGGGCACTATGTCTGAATTTTCACTTAGTGTAGTTCGGTGTGCAAAAGTTTTGGGTAATATTTTGGActccatcttcaaaagaaacatGTCGGAATCAATAACGGAACAAGTATACACAATCCATGAAAATGCTTTGGACAGTTGGCGCACAAAGCTACCCAAAAAATACCAGTTCAAATTGAATGCCAATGGGATGGTGGACCTGGAACATTTGAATCATGAAAACTTGATACTAGTcctacttttttttttagtcAAAAGCATGATCTATATGCCGTTGTCGAGCGCGATCACTGAGCTAGCAAATAATCCAAAAGTGAAGAACGACTACTACATGAACCACAAGGTATCGCACACCTCATTACAGCAATCGATAAATGCGCTACTGAgtgttttcaaaaatatcaacaacCAGTACTTGCCCTTACCATTGAACTCTTCCCGGACCATGACCAGGTTTGCTTTGGTAAGTGCCAAGGGATCTTTAGAATATAAGAAAGGTGGACTCTTGTTCGAGGACAATAAAGTCCTTCTTTTGAGTGTcattcaagaaattgaaaaggacAGGAAGTTGGAACTACCGGGGATCATTCCATGGCATAGTCTGAAACTACTGGACCTTGCAGTGAATCTATTCTTGCTAGGTCCCACCATCAACTCCGAcaaattggagaagttTCTGCAGAAGAAAATCAACTACTATAATAAAATCATGGGGAAACCTTTGATCACTTCGTTACCAAGCTCCAAaacgaaaagaaaacaaagcAAAGAGGATCTTTTTACCGCAAACAAGAAACGGAAACAGCAAGTGAAAACTGAACTCTCGACACTGGAGGTAAAGCGTGAACCGCAACAGGTGCAATTGTTGAAACGCGAGGGACAAGGAAATACCACTGAATCGACCCAGTCTGCCTTTGTAGAGGCACTGCAGTTAGACCCTATCCTGAATGCCAACATTTACAACTTCAGCGGTACTGATCTTTCCAACTTCTTTATTTCAAATCAGAATGGAGATGTGCCGAGGGAGAGCAGGGAACCAGCAGTACAGCAGCCCATTCCTGATAGAACTAGTCTTCCTGCCACGAATACTTCCGTTGTCACCGGTTTTGACAGTTTACCAAAGCCTGAGAACAGCAAACCGGCAAAAGATGCAATTGGtccctctttgaagaagggcTATCCAAGTTTCATTGGAACGAAAAGTCACAACAACAGTGTCTCTACCATGAtgatgtttttgaacaacgacTACCCCTTTTCCTCTATGAATCTAAACGCGTTGTATGCCCCGGACGGCTACAAGGAGAGTTCGGCGCAACCTGGGAAGCAGTTCACGCTTAACACAGGGGAGCCCCATTCGACTTACGATTTTGGGATGATTGTGGATGCATCCCTGGGTCTTGCACCGTTGTTGAACGAAGCCCCAGAGATTCCTGGTCAACCCgaatttttcaactctGATGAGATGTCTCCATCACAGTTGACCGGGAAGTTAATGCCCATGGCGGTCAACAAACCAATGGACCAGAACTCCAATTTCACATACAACTACAAATCCAGTGTGGAAAATAACGAAGGTCTAACGTTAGAGGCAATACGAGGGGGCGAGACGAGCACGCAACGTGTAAGCAACGGCCACATACGCGTAAACAGACAGAGACAAAGTGATGCCGTAGATGACCTATTCAGTTGGCAAAACTCTACGTAG
- the FCP1 gene encoding protein serine/threonine phosphatase (similar to Saccharomyces cerevisiae FCP1 (YMR277W); ancestral locus Anc_8.839): protein MDLVAPTPVVSGAGLPYPVTVDELIPQVGDRVSRGDRLFAYKFWYVVELAGVDAAAEGDSDGTGTTAKKSVRESVEFFESPFEGTVVSWDVDAGDEIPGPGAPLCLLRRPCNHDVVYNGLCTLCGREVDEYEIQAAAAASGGVGPNLTVSHRDTNLQISRVEAQQLDLQLQQRLRAAQKLVLVVDLDQTVVHCGVDPTIGEWKRDPRNPNYEALRDVQSFALEEEPILPFLYVGGKRPAPRKCWYYVKVRPGLKQFFKRLAPLFEMHIYTMATRAYALEIAKIIDPDKSLFGDRILSRDENGSLTHKSLERLFPTDQSMVTVIDDRGDVWNWCANLIKVVPYNFFVGVGDINSNFLPKQQPTMLQMGRRSKLNERGHESKQQQDDVKDDLLLTDIMNTEKQLQEKIDQEVKRQEHKLNKGNAAGDEQQTPGQSKEEWTKKLEFSASVEVQQKNRPLATLQKHLHNQKLLVDNDDELFYLKDRLADLHKRYYSTLKENPQDTNIQSIMTQLKTRVFQDCHFVFSGLIPLNTNVQAADIVIWTNKFGATTTNDLDETTTHLITKTPGTNKARLAKAFNPDIKIVHPDWIFECLIKWERVDVKPYLLIVEDPVSEAQVREFKEKLTRQKERAERQTSRTALLPANKPAEPDIDLFAGGISWLNDEDDEEIPKEDEESEDDEDENDENNTTMLDDGEPETGGTPDKRSLFENPDQPAEKKPRIQDAEPSSESDSELEDELLNVLDD from the coding sequence ATGGATCTGGTGGCGCCGACACCCGTAGTGAGTGGCGCTGGGCTGCCGTACCCGGTCACGGTGGACGAGCTGATCCCGCAAGTCGGAGACCGCGTCAGCAGAGGCGACAGGCTCTTCGCTTACAAGTTCTGGTACGTCGTCGAGTTGGCTGGCGTCGACGCAGCTGCCGAGGGGGACTCTGACGGTACAGGAACCACGGCGAAGAAGTCCGTGAGGGAGTCTGtcgagttcttcgagagCCCCTTCGAGGGCACCGTTGTGTCGTGGGACGTCGACGCCGGGGACGAGATCCCCGGTCCTGGCGCGCCGCTGTGTCTGCTGCGCAGACCGTGCAACCACGACGTAGTGTACAACGGGCTGTGTACGCTCTGCGGGAGGGAAGTGGACGAGTACGAAATCCAAGCAGCAGCGGCGGCCAGTGGAGGCGTCGGACCTAACCTTACCGTCTCGCACAGGGACACGAACTTGCAGATCAGCAGGGTCGAAGCACAACAGCTGGACTTACAATTGCAACAGAGGCTGCGCGCTGCGCAGAAACTCGTGCTCGTGGTAGATCTCGACCAGACGGTCGTCCACTGTGGTGTTGACCCGACCATCGGCGAGTGGAAACGCGACCCAAGAAACCCGAACTACGAGGCCCTCCGGGACGTCCAATCTTTCGCCCTCGAGGAGGAACCCATATTGCCCTTCTTGTACGTTGGCGGGAAGAGACCCGCGCCGAGGAAGTGCTGGTACTACGTGAAAGTGAGACCCGGACTCAAACAGTTCTTTAAGAGGCTTGCGCCCTTGTTCGAAATGCACATCTACACTATGGCCACACGCGCCTACGCGCTCGAGATTGCAAAGATCATCGACCCAGATAAGTCTCTCTTCGGTGACCGAATCCTCTCCAGGGACGAAAACGGGTCCCTTACACACAAGTCCCTCGAAAGACTGTTCCCCACGGACCAGTCCATGGTCACCGTCATCGATGACAGGGGGGACGTTTGGAATTGGTGCGCAAACCTCATTAAAGTTGTTCCTTACAACTTCTTTGTTGGTGTCGGGGACATCAACTCCAATTTCTTGCCCAAACAGCAACCAACGATGCTACAGATGGGGAGAAGGTCTAAGCTCAACGAGAGGGGGCACGAAtccaaacaacaacaggacGATGTTAAGGACGACTTGCTCCTGACAGATATTATGAACACGGAAAAGCAACTGCAGGAGAAGATCGACCAAGAGGTTAAACGACAGGAACACAAGCTCAACAAGGGGAACGCCGCGGGGGATGAACAACAAACACCGGGCCAGTCAAAGGAGGAATGGACCAAGAAACTCGAGTTCTCAGCATCAGTAGAGGTCCAGCAGAAAAACAGACCGTTGGCAACGCTACAGAAACACTTGCATAACCAAAAACTGCTCGtggacaacgacgacgagcTCTTCTACCTAAAGGACAGACTCGCAGATCTCCACAAGCGGTACTACagcactttgaaggagaaccCACAGGACACAAACATCCAAAGTATCATGACACAGTTGAAGACGCGAGTCTTCCAGGACTGCCACTTCGTCTTTTCAGGACTCATCCCTTTGAACACAAACGTACAAGCTGCCGATATAGTCATATGGACGAACAAATTCGGCGCCACGACAACAAACGACCTCGACGAAACGACGACTCACCTGATCACAAAGACACCGGGCACGAACAAGGCCCGGTTGGCGAAAGCGTTCAACCCGGACATCAAGATTGTCCACCCAGACTGGATCTTTGAATGCCTGATCAAATGGGAAAGGGTAGACGTCAAACCGTACCTGCTGATCGTGGAAGACCCGGTGTCAGAGGCACAGGTCAGAGAGTTCAAGGAAAAATTGACCCGTCAGAAAGAGAGGGCAGAGAGACAAACCTCAAGGACAGCACTTCTGCCCGCGAACAAACCCGCGGAACCAGATATCGACCTCTTTGCGGGCGGGATATCCTGGCtcaacgacgaggacgacgaagaGATCCCCAAGGAAGATGAAGAGAGcgaagatgacgaggacgagaacgacgagaacAACACTACAATGCTCGACGACGGCGAGCCCGAAACGGGTGGAACTCCGGACAAGAGATCGCTGTTTGAGAACCCTGACCAACCGGCAGAGAAGAAACCTCGAATCCAGGACGCAGAACCCTCATCGGAGAGCGACTCGGAACTCGAGGACGAGCTTTTGAACGTCCTCGATGATTAA